The following nucleotide sequence is from Chloracidobacterium validum.
TATAGAGAAGTATATAGAAAACCCACGCCACATTGAAATACAGGTTCTAGCTGATAAACACGGAAATGCTGTTCATTTCGGTGAACGTGATTGCTCAATTCAACGTAGAAATCAAAAACTTGTTGAGGAATCACCAAGTCCGGTCGTTTCAGCTGAAATGCGATCTCAAATAGGCCGGGCAGCACTCAATGCATGTGCTGGGGCTAATTATTTTAGTGCTGGAACAGTTGAGTTTATTGTTGACGAAAAATTGAATTTTTACTTCATGGAGATGAATACTCGAATACAAGTTGAACATCCAGTAACAGAGTATGTAGCTAATGTAGATTTGGTTCGTGAGCAAATACTTGTGGCGGCGGGGGAAAAACTTGATCATTCACAGCAGGACATTGTACTCAATGGACACGCAATTGAATGTAGGATAAACGCTGAAGACCCTCAAACATTTACCCCTTCACCTGGTTGTATTACCTCTCTAAACTTACCTGGTGGCCCTGGCGTGCGTGTTGATACCCATGCTTATCCTGGCTACCACGTACCACCTTACTATGATTCACTTATAGCTAAGCTCATTGTCCATGCGCCAACTCGCGACCAGGCAGTAGCCCGCATGAGAAGGGCGCTAGATACTTTTGTTATCGAGGGTATAAAGACAACAATACCTCTCCATCAACGTATTATGGATAGTGAAATTTTTAAGTCTGGTCACTTTTCAACTCGATTTCTTGAAGAGTTTTTAGCAAGGTAGTAATATGAAACTATTCACTAATTCTTTTTTTATACAGAGTTTTTGCTAACAACTTTGCATCCTCTAGATTAATGACTTTCCCA
It contains:
- the accC gene encoding acetyl-CoA carboxylase biotin carboxylase subunit, whose amino-acid sequence is MPLFKKVLIANRGEIACRIIWACRELGLKTVAVYSQADADSLHVRFADEAVCIGPASSKQSYLNIPSVISAAEVTNADAIHPGYGFLSENARFAEVCEACNITFIGPSPSAIRMMGDKATAKATMKASGVPVVPGSDGVIDSFEVAASVASEIGFPVMIKATAGGGGRGMRVVHSINDLQSNFDSAQSEAAAAFGNPSVYIEKYIENPRHIEIQVLADKHGNAVHFGERDCSIQRRNQKLVEESPSPVVSAEMRSQIGRAALNACAGANYFSAGTVEFIVDEKLNFYFMEMNTRIQVEHPVTEYVANVDLVREQILVAAGEKLDHSQQDIVLNGHAIECRINAEDPQTFTPSPGCITSLNLPGGPGVRVDTHAYPGYHVPPYYDSLIAKLIVHAPTRDQAVARMRRALDTFVIEGIKTTIPLHQRIMDSEIFKSGHFSTRFLEEFLAR